A genomic window from Fibrobacterota bacterium includes:
- a CDS encoding N-6 DNA methylase, protein MASTTDIVARLWSLCNVLRDDGVTYQSYVTELTYLLFLKMAKETNTEGRIKSGYRWSDLKAQNEGDVLTFYKLLQIDLGNARDAQVSAIFANASTTIRQPKILKKLIEDIDALDWYSAGEEGLGDCYEGLLEKNASEKKSGAGQYFTPRPLIDSMVALMQPQPGEVIQDPASGTGGFLIAASRWMREKTDNYFGLSVDQQSFQKKHAFVGIELVQDTHRLLLMNALLHHVHGELHLGDALSPLGAKLPKADLILTNPPFGTKKGGGLPTRDDFTYPTANKQLAFLQHIYRNLRPGGRAAVVLPDNVLFADGDGVKIRRDLMHKCDLHTILRLPTGIFYAQGVKTNVLFFTRGKSDLDHTRETWVYDLRANMPAFGKRTPLERGHFAEFEKAYGKDPLGKSKRKDQGLEGRFRKFSRQEIFDRNDDLSISWLKDDSAVDPDNLPEPLVIADEILAKLRLAMTEMEAVRKELGE, encoded by the coding sequence ATGGCAAGCACTACCGATATCGTCGCCCGGCTATGGTCCTTGTGCAATGTGTTGCGCGACGACGGGGTCACCTACCAGTCGTACGTGACCGAGCTCACGTACCTGCTGTTTCTGAAAATGGCCAAGGAGACCAACACCGAAGGCCGGATCAAATCGGGTTATCGTTGGTCTGATCTCAAGGCGCAGAACGAAGGCGATGTTCTCACGTTCTACAAGCTTCTGCAGATCGATCTGGGCAATGCCCGCGATGCCCAGGTTTCGGCGATCTTCGCGAACGCCTCCACCACCATCCGCCAGCCCAAGATCCTTAAAAAGCTCATCGAAGACATCGATGCGCTGGATTGGTATTCGGCAGGCGAAGAAGGCTTGGGCGATTGCTACGAAGGCTTGTTGGAAAAGAACGCATCGGAAAAGAAGAGTGGTGCGGGCCAGTACTTCACGCCGCGTCCTCTGATCGACAGCATGGTGGCGCTCATGCAGCCGCAGCCTGGCGAAGTGATCCAGGATCCCGCATCGGGCACGGGGGGATTTTTGATCGCGGCCTCGCGATGGATGCGCGAGAAAACCGACAACTACTTCGGATTGTCGGTCGATCAGCAGAGCTTCCAGAAAAAGCACGCCTTCGTGGGCATCGAATTGGTCCAGGACACGCACCGCCTGTTGTTGATGAACGCCCTCCTGCACCACGTGCACGGCGAACTTCATCTGGGCGATGCGCTGTCGCCATTGGGCGCCAAGCTCCCCAAGGCGGACCTGATCCTGACCAATCCTCCTTTTGGCACCAAGAAGGGCGGAGGTCTTCCCACTCGCGACGACTTCACCTACCCCACGGCCAACAAGCAGTTGGCCTTCCTGCAGCACATCTACCGCAACCTCAGGCCCGGCGGTCGCGCGGCGGTGGTCCTGCCCGACAACGTATTGTTCGCCGACGGCGATGGCGTCAAAATCCGTCGCGACCTGATGCACAAGTGCGACCTGCACACCATCCTGCGACTGCCCACCGGTATCTTCTACGCCCAGGGCGTCAAGACCAACGTCCTGTTCTTCACGCGTGGGAAGTCGGATCTTGACCACACCCGCGAGACTTGGGTGTATGACCTGCGCGCCAACATGCCCGCTTTTGGAAAGCGCACGCCGCTGGAGCGCGGCCACTTCGCGGAGTTCGAGAAAGCCTACGGCAAGGATCCCTTGGGCAAATCCAAGCGCAAGGACCAAGGCCTGGAGGGGCGATTCCGAAAGTTCAGCCGCCAAGAGATTTTCGATCGCAACGACGACCTGTCCATTTCCTGGCTCAAGGACGACAGTGCGGTGGATCCCGACAACCTCCCCGAGCCGCTGGTGATCGCCGACGAGATCCTGGCCAAGCTGCGGCTGGCCATGACGGAGATGGAAGCGGTCCGCAAGGAGCTGGGGGAGTGA
- the hsdR gene encoding type I restriction-modification system endonuclease, with amino-acid sequence MSSQPPKSSGEIRSNFSHLASLDVQLVRLGALAEKYFADDANTSMVKIRQFGEYLAQAVASRIGVYTSGEEQQIALLRRLQDQGILSREVAQLFHHIRTTGNAANHAGRDDHGAALNLLKFAAQLGFWFQRTFGKADFKSGPFVPPSPPKDESAELREELERLSGELARTADSHLEAQQKLSLLEDQLRVVKDEQSAWEQIALETDQARADLERRLVQAQQVAATQTPAVHNALLHAAQVASSKVELDEAATRKIIDGQLADAGWTVDTVNLRHSKGTRPQRGRNLAIAEWPTSQGPADYVLFVGLRPVAVVEAKKIHVDVSGKVSQAERYSKGFAITADMEAPGGPWTENGHTWQVPFCFATNGRPFIRQIQQKSGIWWRDARHATNQARALESWYTPEGLVRLLEHDPKQADQDLSSNPPDLPLRDYQLDAIKAVEEAIVAGRRNVLVAMATGTGKTKTCVGLLHRLLRTDRFRRILFLVDRNSLGTQANESFQETRLEGLNTFGEMFDVKGVDEQEPDLGTRVHIATVQGMVQRVLYPPEGVAPIPVDRYDCVVIDECHRGYVLDRELNAAELEYTNLDDYLAKYRQVLDRFDAVLVGLTATPALHTVEIFGKPVYTYTYRQAVVDGWLVDHEPPFQIRTALSTGGIHWSAGDELKIYNPETTSVDLVTAPDDIDLDIESFNRVVVTDEFNRVVCEELARHIDPTLPGKTLIFAATDDHADLVVTKLTEAFSSRYGDVPVDTVAKITSKSDRPQELIRRFRNEPNQVKVAVTVDLLTTGIDVPAIVNLVFLRRVKSRILYEQMKGRATRLCQHLFGLGEHKEVFRIYDAVAVYDALERMTNMKPVVRDPLITIQQLVDELVNAAHPDARDAARDTLCAKLRRLDKRKAFNIQGFGDRSGGLVPSELADRLAHSDAATAATWFLDHPTIASYCDRKGSSSGRPQFISDHPDELVGVEQGYGLDVQGAPITKPEDYLHAFADWLHNNNQIPALLVVCTRPRDLTRAQLKELKLVLDTAGFPESALRAATRDLTHVDVAATIIGYIRNQALGSPLIPYEQRVNQAVVRLQAKHRFTPPQRQWLERIRLQLEKEVVVDTAALDKGAFLEHGGFARLDKIFDNRLAILLGDLQEEIWRDQAA; translated from the coding sequence CTTCTCCCATTTGGCATCGCTGGACGTCCAGCTGGTGCGGCTGGGTGCGCTCGCGGAGAAGTACTTCGCGGACGACGCGAATACTTCGATGGTCAAGATCCGTCAATTTGGCGAATACCTGGCGCAGGCGGTGGCTTCCCGCATCGGCGTCTACACCTCCGGCGAAGAGCAGCAGATCGCACTGCTGCGCAGGTTGCAGGACCAGGGCATCCTTTCGCGGGAAGTGGCGCAGCTGTTCCACCATATCCGCACCACGGGGAACGCAGCCAACCACGCAGGGCGCGACGACCACGGCGCCGCCCTGAACCTGCTCAAGTTCGCGGCCCAACTGGGGTTCTGGTTTCAGCGCACCTTCGGGAAAGCCGATTTCAAATCCGGCCCCTTCGTGCCGCCTTCTCCTCCGAAGGACGAAAGCGCCGAGCTGCGCGAGGAGCTCGAACGGTTGAGTGGGGAATTGGCCAGGACGGCGGATTCCCATCTGGAAGCGCAGCAGAAATTGTCTTTGCTGGAAGATCAGCTTCGGGTCGTCAAGGACGAGCAATCGGCCTGGGAGCAGATCGCCTTGGAGACCGACCAGGCGCGGGCCGATCTGGAGCGCCGGTTGGTCCAGGCGCAGCAAGTGGCCGCGACCCAAACGCCTGCGGTCCACAACGCATTGCTGCATGCCGCCCAAGTGGCTTCAAGCAAGGTGGAATTGGACGAGGCCGCGACGCGCAAGATCATCGACGGACAGCTTGCAGATGCGGGATGGACTGTCGACACGGTGAATCTGCGCCATTCGAAAGGCACACGTCCCCAGCGCGGACGGAATTTGGCCATCGCCGAATGGCCGACCTCCCAAGGTCCCGCCGATTACGTGTTGTTTGTAGGCCTGCGTCCTGTGGCCGTGGTGGAAGCCAAGAAGATCCATGTGGATGTGTCGGGTAAGGTCTCGCAGGCCGAGCGGTACTCGAAAGGGTTCGCGATCACCGCCGACATGGAAGCTCCCGGTGGACCGTGGACGGAAAATGGGCACACCTGGCAGGTGCCGTTCTGCTTCGCCACCAATGGCAGGCCCTTCATCCGGCAGATCCAGCAGAAATCGGGTATCTGGTGGCGCGATGCGCGCCATGCCACCAACCAGGCGCGCGCCTTGGAGTCGTGGTACACCCCCGAAGGATTGGTGAGGCTCCTGGAACACGACCCGAAACAGGCTGACCAGGATCTATCATCAAATCCGCCGGATCTGCCATTGCGCGACTATCAGCTCGACGCCATCAAGGCCGTGGAAGAGGCCATCGTCGCTGGCAGGCGCAATGTTCTGGTGGCCATGGCCACCGGTACCGGAAAGACCAAGACCTGCGTGGGATTGCTGCATCGGCTGCTCCGCACCGACAGATTCCGACGCATTCTGTTCCTGGTGGATCGCAATTCGCTGGGAACCCAGGCCAACGAATCGTTCCAGGAAACCCGCCTGGAAGGGTTGAATACCTTCGGCGAAATGTTCGACGTGAAGGGTGTCGATGAACAGGAGCCCGACCTCGGCACGCGGGTGCACATCGCTACGGTGCAGGGGATGGTCCAGCGGGTGCTCTACCCGCCGGAGGGAGTCGCGCCGATTCCGGTGGACCGGTACGACTGCGTGGTGATCGACGAATGCCACCGCGGCTACGTGCTGGATCGCGAACTGAACGCCGCGGAATTGGAATACACCAATCTGGACGACTACCTGGCCAAATACCGTCAAGTGCTCGACAGGTTCGACGCGGTCTTGGTGGGGCTGACGGCCACCCCGGCGCTGCACACGGTGGAGATCTTCGGGAAGCCGGTGTACACCTACACCTACCGCCAGGCGGTGGTGGATGGCTGGCTGGTGGACCACGAGCCACCCTTCCAGATCAGGACGGCCCTTTCCACTGGAGGAATCCATTGGAGCGCGGGCGACGAACTGAAGATCTACAATCCAGAAACCACCAGCGTGGATCTGGTCACCGCGCCAGACGACATCGATTTGGACATCGAGTCGTTCAATCGCGTGGTGGTCACCGACGAATTCAATCGCGTGGTTTGCGAAGAGCTGGCGCGGCACATCGACCCGACCCTTCCCGGCAAGACGTTGATCTTCGCGGCCACCGACGACCATGCCGATCTGGTGGTGACCAAGCTCACCGAGGCATTCTCCAGCCGTTATGGCGATGTGCCCGTGGATACGGTCGCCAAGATCACCTCGAAATCCGATCGCCCCCAGGAGCTGATCCGCCGTTTCCGCAACGAGCCAAACCAGGTGAAGGTGGCCGTGACGGTGGATCTACTCACGACAGGAATTGACGTCCCTGCGATCGTGAATCTGGTCTTCCTGCGGCGTGTGAAGAGTCGCATCCTCTACGAACAGATGAAGGGGCGCGCCACACGCCTTTGTCAGCATTTGTTCGGGCTTGGCGAGCACAAGGAGGTGTTCCGGATCTACGATGCGGTGGCCGTCTACGACGCGTTGGAGCGAATGACCAACATGAAGCCCGTGGTGCGCGATCCCCTGATCACCATCCAACAACTGGTGGACGAGTTGGTGAACGCGGCGCACCCGGATGCCCGCGACGCCGCTCGCGATACGCTCTGTGCGAAACTGCGACGGCTGGACAAGCGCAAGGCGTTCAATATCCAGGGATTCGGCGACCGATCCGGAGGGCTGGTTCCATCGGAGCTGGCCGACCGCCTGGCGCATTCCGACGCAGCCACTGCAGCAACATGGTTCCTGGATCACCCGACGATCGCATCGTACTGCGATCGGAAAGGATCGAGTTCAGGGAGACCGCAATTCATCTCCGATCACCCGGACGAATTGGTCGGTGTGGAGCAAGGCTACGGCTTGGATGTCCAAGGAGCGCCCATCACAAAGCCGGAAGATTATCTGCATGCCTTTGCCGATTGGCTCCACAACAACAACCAGATTCCCGCCTTGCTGGTGGTGTGCACCCGGCCTCGCGATCTCACGCGCGCCCAGCTGAAGGAGCTGAAGTTGGTGCTGGATACGGCGGGATTCCCCGAGTCGGCCCTGCGCGCCGCCACCCGCGATCTGACCCATGTGGATGTTGCAGCGACCATCATCGGTTACATCCGAAACCAGGCTCTGGGTTCTCCTTTGATTCCGTACGAGCAGCGCGTGAACCAGGCCGTGGTCCGGCTCCAGGCCAAGCATCGGTTCACGCCTCCGCAGCGGCAATGGCTGGAGCGGATCCGACTGCAATTGGAAAAGGAAGTGGTGGTGGACACCGCCGCGCTGGACAAAGGTGCGTTTTTGGAGCATGGCGGATTCGCGCGCTTGGACAAGATCTTCGACAACCGATTGGCGATTCTGTTGGGCGACCTCCAAGAAGAGATCTGGCGCGACCAAGCCGCATAA